The Gordonia iterans DNA window AAGGATCTGTTCCAGGCCGTCGAGCGCGGGGACCACCCGAGTTGGACGCTGAAGGTGCAGCTGATGCCGTACGACGACGCCGCCGGCTATCGCTTCAATCCGTTCGACCTGACCAAGGTGTGGCCGCACGGGGACTACCCGCTGCACGAGGTCGGCACGATGACGCTGCACACCAATCCGACCGACTACCACTCGCAGATCGAGCAGGCCGCGTTCGCACCCAGCCACGTGGTCCCCGGTATCGGCTTCAGTCCGGACAAGATGCTGCTGGGCCGGGTGTTCTCGTATCCGGACGCCCATCGCGCCCGGCTCGGCGCCAACTTCATGCAGATCCCGGTGAACAGGCCGCGCACTCCGGTGCACAGCTACTCTAAGGACGGCGCCATGCGGATCGATCTGGCGAGCGACCCCGTCTACGCGCCGAATTCCAAGGGCGGCCCGGCCGCGACCTACCCCGGGCAGGCCGAGCCGCAGTGGGCAGCCGACGGCGAGATCGTCCGCAGCGCCTACACGCTGCATCCCGAGGACGACGACTGGGGCCAGGCCGGCACCCTGGTCCGCGACGTGCTCGACGACGATGCCCGCGAACGGTTGGTCTCGAACGCCGCGGGCCATCTGCTCGACGGTGTCTCCGAGCCGGTGCTCGAGCGTGCCTTCGCCTACTGGCGCAACGTGGACCCCGACCTGGGCGCCCGGATCGAGGCCGCCGTCAAAGCCGGCTGACCGCGGCGCGCCGGCCCGGCATCCGCGGCGCGGACCGCCGGGTCAGAGCGCTCCGGTGAGAAACTGTGCTTCGCCGAGTCCGAAGGACCAGTCCTCCGGCTCGTTGGCCACGACAGAGACGATCAGGTCGGTCGGAGCCAGACCGGTCTCCTGCTGCAGCCGTCGGGCGACCTCGCGGTAGAAGTCCTGTTTGCGCTCGGTGGTCCTGCCCTGTTGAACCAGGCGCAGGACCACCAGGTCGTCGGTCCGCTCAAAGCCCAGGCCGGTGTCTTCGGCGATGATCAGTCCGCGGCGGTGCTCGGTGATGATCTGGTATCGATCACCGGCCGGCGCGTCGAAGTGCTCGAGCACCACCTGGTGCACGGTGTCGGCGAGGGCGCGCAGCGCCTCGTCGTCCCGGCGGCCTTCGACGACGTGAATCATGACCAGCGGCATGGCGGTGGGTTCCTTTCCATCGGGCACCCCTAGCTTGTCACCTTAATGTCCGTATGTCCAGACATGAAGCCGTGTGCGGAACCAGCCACGGCACCAGCCGGACCAGCAGCACCA harbors:
- a CDS encoding catalase; this translates as MSEHVPYTTTDSGAPAGSDEHSLTVGPNGPIVLHDHYLIEQMAQFNRERIPERQPHAKGGGAFGTFETTHDVSAYTCASLFQPGVKTEMLARFSTVAGERGSPDTWRDPRGFALKFYTDEGVYDMVGNNTPIFFLRDPLKFQHFIRSQKRRADSNLRDHDMQWDFWTLSPESAHQVTWLMGDRGIPRTWRNMNGYSSHTYLWVNADGVKHWVKYHFITDQGIEFFTQDEADRMAGEESDYHTKDLFQAVERGDHPSWTLKVQLMPYDDAAGYRFNPFDLTKVWPHGDYPLHEVGTMTLHTNPTDYHSQIEQAAFAPSHVVPGIGFSPDKMLLGRVFSYPDAHRARLGANFMQIPVNRPRTPVHSYSKDGAMRIDLASDPVYAPNSKGGPAATYPGQAEPQWAADGEIVRSAYTLHPEDDDWGQAGTLVRDVLDDDARERLVSNAAGHLLDGVSEPVLERAFAYWRNVDPDLGARIEAAVKAG
- a CDS encoding tautomerase family protein, encoding MPLVMIHVVEGRRDDEALRALADTVHQVVLEHFDAPAGDRYQIITEHRRGLIIAEDTGLGFERTDDLVVLRLVQQGRTTERKQDFYREVARRLQQETGLAPTDLIVSVVANEPEDWSFGLGEAQFLTGAL